In Cheilinus undulatus linkage group 16, ASM1832078v1, whole genome shotgun sequence, one DNA window encodes the following:
- the LOC121523967 gene encoding oocyte zinc finger protein XlCOF6.1-like: MSGFQDLSEVQQPSVNSEEISTEKQERNPNLNQEISKPLQIKEEPEEEWSIQGGKHLQGPEEDDIIKFTFVPVPVKSEEEEEKPQYSQLYQSQTEQMETGADGEHCSRVEVARSYDSERDLQPETEVKTEYSSDPGTDDSTDWREATENQSCSISVGTIPKERAETEKKLHICSECCKRFTHKSKLIKHMRIHTGETPFSCSECGKRFKYKSSLTDHMRSHTEEKPFSCPECGKRFKYESSLTSHMKTHTGQKSFSCSVCGKRFKFPRYLTRHMRIHTGEKPFSCSECGQRFAQDSQLTGHMRIHTGEKPYGCSECGKRFNHQTPLNRHRAVHTREKPFNCSECGQKFTQKGSLTEHMRIHTGEKPFGCSECGKRFNHCSDLTRHRVVHAREKPFSCSVCVQRFTSKRSVTLHMRLHTGDKPLGYLSMVRSLPNLTKCENS, from the coding sequence AGGTCCAGCAGCCGTCAGTGAATTCAGAAGAGATCTCCACTGAGAAGCAGGAGAGGAACCCCAATTTGAACCAAGAAATAAGCAAGCCTCTGCAAATTAAAGAGGAACCAGAGGAAGAATGGAGCATTCAGGGGGGAAAGCACCTTCAAGGGCCAGAGGAGGATGATATTATCAAGTTCACTTTTGTTCCTGTCCCTGTGAAgagtgaagaagaggaggagaaaccTCAATACTCACAGCTTTATCAAAGCCAAACTGAACAGATGgaaacaggagctgatggagagCACTGTAGTAGAGTAGAGGTCGCCAGGTCCTATGATTCAGAGAGAGATTTACAACCAGAGACTGAGGTCAAGACTGAATACTCATCAGATCCTGGGACTGATGACAGCACTGACTGGAGGGAGGCAACAGAAAACCAGTCATGTTCAATCTCAGTGGGAACAATCCccaaagagagagcagagactgagaagAAATTGCATATTTGCTCTGAGTGTTGTAAAAGATTTACACACAAAAGCAAACTTATAAAAcatatgagaattcacacaggagagacacccttcagctgctctgagtgtggaaAAAGATTTAAATACAAATCTTCCCTTACAGACCATATGAGAAGTCACACAGAAGAGAAACCCTTTAGCTGCCCTGAGTGTGGAAAGAGATTTAAATATGAATCTTCCCTTACAAGTCACATGAAAACTCACACAGGACAAAAatccttcagctgctctgtgtgtgggAAGAGATTTAAATTCCCACGTTACCTCACAAGAcatatgagaattcacacaggggagaaaccttttagctgctctgagtgtggtcagAGATTTGCACAGGACTCTCAGCTTACAGgtcacatgagaattcacacaggagagaaaccttatggctgctctgagtgtggaaAAAGATTCAACCATCAAACACCTCTGAACAGACACAGGGCAGTTCATACCAGAGAAAAACCCTTTAACTGCTCTGAGTGTGGCCAGAAATTTACGCAAAAGGGAAGTTTGACAGaacacatgagaattcacacaggagaaaaaccttttggctgctctgagtgtggcaaACGATTTAATCACTGTTCCGATTTGACTAGACACAGAGTGGTTCATGCTAGAGAAAAGcctttcagctgctctgtgtgtgttcaAAGATTTACCAGTAAAAGAAGTGTtactttacacatgagacttcACACAGGTGATAAACCATTGGGCTATTTGAGTATGGTCAGAAGTTTACCCAATTTGactaaatgtgaaaattcataa